In a single window of the Elaeis guineensis isolate ETL-2024a chromosome 8, EG11, whole genome shotgun sequence genome:
- the LOC140851022 gene encoding beta-galactosidase 10-like, with protein sequence MFVRQLSHKIIFSKKKFDVRLVMFSVAGKFSNHLFACLLLTVLTGDHILQVRSQTSIVDMVPENLQASMFSPKKGSEDRHWNIFMEKAGVWGQPDFVRKGFVDHINTTKDSTDYLWYTTSMHVDESEEFLSGRSDPILVVESKGHAVHAFVNQKLQATASGNGSDSTFKLETPISLRAGKNEIALLSMTVGLQVSIFLLALSSVDLYNSYHDHLELTSINLVTM encoded by the exons ATGTTTGTTCGGCAGCTATCacataaaattatattttctaaGAAAAAATTTGATGTGAGACTAGTCATGTTTTCTGTTGCGGGGAAATTCAGTAATCATCTTTTTGCATGCCTTCTGCTTACAGTCCTAACCGGAGATCATATTCTCCAGGTCAGATCTCAAACTTCTATAGTAGACATGGTACCAGAGAATTTGCAAGCATCGATGTTTTCTCCAAAGAAAGGTTCAGAAGATCGCCACTGGAACATCTTCATGGAGAAGGCCGGGGTCTGGGGACAACCTGACTTTGTCAGAAAGGGATTTGTAGATCATATTAACACCACAAAAGATTCCACTGATTATCTTTGGTACACAACAAG TATGCATGTAGATGAAAGTGAAGAATTCTTGAGTGGCAGGAGTGATCCAATTCTTGTGGTTGAATCAAAAGGCCATGCTGTCCATGCTTTTGTCAATCAGAAGCTTCAAG CCACTGCATCTGGAAATGGCTCAGATTCAACTTTCAAGCTTGAGACTCCCATTTCCTTGAGGGCAGGAAAGAATGAAATTGCTCTGTTAAGCATGACTGTTGGCTTACAAGTAAGCATTTTTTTGCTAGCTCTTTCTAGTGTTGATCTTTATAATTCATATCATGATCATTTAGAATTAACAAGTATAAATCTAGTGACAATGTAG